CAAAAATTTCTTTTTTTTAAGTCTAACAATTTTGTTGTCATTTACTTTAAATGCTCAAGATTATGTAATGAGTTCTGTTACTAATCCTTTAGAAAATACTTCTGAATCTGTTGATAATTCTGATATAACTCCTTTAATAGAAAATGAAACATTCACGTATAAATCTCATGGAGAAAAAGTTTTAGTTGTTTTTAGTGAAACAGAGCACATAGAATATTATAATAATAAAAGACATTATATAAAATCTAAAATTTCATGGTTGTCAACAAATGAATGTTTAATGACAATTGTAGATTCAGATTTGCCAAATTTTCCATTTAGTAATGGTACAAAATTATCTATGGTAATTACTAAAGTAAAAGGTAAGAATGTTCATTATAAATCTACTTTAGGAGGAAGAACTTGGTCTGGTAAAATGAAAAAACAATAATTAATAGTTGTTGTTTACCGTTTTTAAGAATTGCCCCTTTTTTATATTAGCTTTTTCTATATCAATAGAAAAAGCTTTTTTAGTTTCAGCTATAAATTTATTGTTAATCGTTTTATTGTTTATTTTTGAAGTGAATTTAAATATGAATTATGGCATTAACAGAATCAAATGAATTTATAATAGGAACTAAAGCTCCTAGTTTTAATTTAATAAATACAGTTAATGGTGCTTTTGTTTCTTTAGAAGAGATTAAGGGTGATAGAGGAACTGTCATTATGTTTATTTGTAATCATTGCCCTTTTGTAATTCATGTAAATTCAGCCTTGGTTAAAATGGCGAACGATTATTATCAAAAAGGAATTCGTTTTATAGCGATTAGTTCTAATGATGTAGAAAATTATCCACAAGATGCTCCTAAATTCATGAAGCAATTGGTTATAGAAGAAAATTTCCCTTTTCCTTATTTGTATGATGAAACTCAAGAAGTAGCAAAAGCATATAATGCGGCTTGTACTCCAGATTTTTATATTTTTGATGCTGATTTAAAGTCAGTTTATCATGGGCAATTAGATAATTCAAGACCTGGAAATGGAATGCCTGTTACTGGAATTGATTTGCGGAATTCTCTTGATAATTTATTGGAAAATAAACCTGCTTTAGAAAATCAAAAACCAAGTATGGGTTGTGGTATTAAGTGGAAATAGTTTTTAATAGTTATTTAATATCATCATTTATTTCAATCCAATAACCATTTGGGTCTTGAAAGTAAACTTGTTTAATACCATCTTTTCGAACGTAATCTTTATTTTGAGAACCAATCCAATCAGAATAATCAATTTTTAATTCTTTTAGATGTACTACAAATGAATCTATATTAACCGTTGACAAAGCAAAGTGAACAGCTTTATTTACCTTTATTTCAAAGTCAGGACGTGGAATTAGATGAAGTTGTTTGCCTTCTCCAATAGATAACCATCTAGTTTTAGAGTTAGAGGCAGTATTTTTTATTTCTTTAAATTGAAACACTTTTTGATAAAAGTCTATAGATGTGTCTACATCTTTTACGGAAAGTGCAATGTGATTAAATGAAAAAGAGCTCATTTATAAAATTTTATGATGTTTAAATATATTATATCGTTTTGTCTAAATAATACTGATACAGTTTTGTAAATGCATGTTTGTATCTTAGTTTGCAATCTCTGATATCTCCTTCAAATTTCAACTCTTTTTTAACGCCTAAATTATAAATGCCTTTACCTTTTGCCATGCGTTCTAGTTTTCTAATCGCTTTTTCGGATAATTGATTATAGATAGGTTCTACAATTTTACATTGTTCTATTTTGCCATTTTTAATATCCCAATCTTTTGCTTTCTGACCTTTTAAAATATTTTTAGAAAAATAAACTTCTTTAATTAATGGAAAAGCAAATGCGAGTACTTTTTTAGAACCTTCGTTGCCAAACCAAATCACCTCTTTGTTTCTAACGACAAATGTTCTAATAAAAAAGTTATCAAAATAGGAGAGTTGTTCAGCAACAACAGCAGCTACACCAACTGCATTTATTTCATGACCTAGTTTTTTTCTTTCGGTATCAAACCAAATATAAAAATCTCGTGTTTGGCAGATGTTTTTATATTTTAAGTTTCCATTATCTAAAGATAAATTGAATTTATTGGCTTGTTGCCAAATTGCTGTATTTCTCTTTCTATCTTTTTTTAACCAATTACCACTTTTAAGAACAGTTTCTCCTGTTGCTTTTTTATACTTTTTTAAACTTTTCCATTCTTGGGAAAATGTAAGTTGAGTGGTTAAAAGAAAGATGATAAGCGCTACTATGTTGAGTAATTTTCTCATCAAGGTAATTTTTTGGAGAGTTTGTTTGTGCGTAATGAATTACTATTCATAAAGTGATTAATTATTATGAAGAATGAGATTAGAATCAAGTTAAATTATCCAACTTCACCACGATGAGGTTTTAATGCATCTCTATAAATTTTCATATCTTTTTCATCAACAGTTATAAATGCAGAAAACAACATTTCGTTTTTCTCTTGAATATTAATTTCATGAAAAGTTAAGTTTTCTATCGTTGCAAATTCTTTTAAATGAATGGTGTGATGTTCTGCAGTTTTCTTTGCATCTGGACCTCTAAAATCCCACAATAATTTTATTTTTCTAGACATTTTAGTATTTCTTAATGATTGATAAAAATAAACAATTCTCCAGTTTTAAAACTGATTTCCACCTTGTTTTTAATCGCTTTGTTTCTTGTGCCAATTCTTTGTCCGAAAGTCAAATTCTCATCATTTAAAGAATATTGTAGTCCTTTTGTATTGATGTTTTTTGCTTCAGGAAAAGGAACTAAAGAAATTGTTTTATCAACAGAGTTTAAGATTTTAGTATTTTTATCCGCTAGAAAATAACGACTATGATTGTCAAAAAAAGTAAGACTTAATTTATTTTTCCACTGAATTGTTGTGTGTAGGTTTCCTAAAAAATGATCTTGTTCTTTTCCACTTGCGCCAAATACATCAACATTTTTAAAACCTTTTTCAAATAAGATTTGAAGTATTTTATCAAAATCAGTAAAATCTTGATTCGGAGTATGAATTACTTCAATATTTTTTGGTAGGTTTTCTATGGAATCAAAATCGCCACTAATAAAATTGGGTTTAATTTCATTTTTTTCTAAAAAGTGATAAGCGCCATCTGTAGCGCAAATAACTTCGTAATTAGAAATGTTGGGAAGGTTTTTTGGAGGTTCTCCATTTAAAAGTAAAAAGACAGTTCCTTTATTCATAAAACAAAAATACCCATTTCTTAGTTAAAAGAAATGGGTATTTAAAAACAGGTGAAATTTTAAATGATTACTTTTTTTTCCAAGTTAAAATAATGGTAAATAATTTCCCTATTAAAAAAATTATCATTCCAAAAGTAGGTGCGAGTAAACCAACTCTAAAACCAACAGCTAAAACTTGACTTGACACACTATTTGCTACACTTATCATTTCTAATGCTTGTAAAAGACCAATAACAAAGCCTAAAACACCAAACACAAAAGAAAATAAGGCTAAAGAACTAATGAGTTTGTGGGTTTTTTCGGTATTGTCTTTTAAGCCTTTAATAAATAAAACAACAATTACAATTAATAAGATTAATAACGTAATCATAAATAGTGGTCCTCCTTCAATAATGAATTTCATAATATATTTTTTAAGATTATAAAGTAAAAGTATTTTTAAAAAGAAGTTGATAAATAATTTAGCGACCAATAACCAGTTTTGATTCGGTTTTAACAAATGTCGTATTTTTAATGAAAATAAAGCAAAAATTGTTGAAACACTTGTTAATTTGGTATTTCATCTATTTTTACATTAAATAGTGTTAAAAAATAGTTTATTTGTAAGATGAATAAGTTGGTGTTAAAAGTTTTTAAAAAAGTTTCATTACACTTGTTTTTTTGGCTGATTGTTTGGTTTTTCTTTTCTAGTTTTTTTAGTGTTGGTTCTAAAAACGAAAATTTTATTTTTTGGTTTTCGACCATTTTAAGTACTATTTCAATTTTATCTTCTTACGTTTTTGTATATTATTTAATTCCTGAATTTTTAATTACTCAAAAACACAAAATTTTTATTTTATATACTTTTTATGCATTTGTTTTTATTGTTTGTGCAGTTTTAATGACAGTTGTTTTCGGTTTCGTCTTTTTCTACAATTTAGAGTATCAACAAATGCCAGCATTAACAAAAAGTCTTGCTGTAATCTTAGTTTGTGTTATACTAATTGTTGTTTTGGCAAGTGGTTTAAAAATTTTAAAACACAGTTATAAGTCTTTAGAAGAAAAGAAAACTTTAGAAAATAAATTTTTACAAACTAAGTTAGAGTTAAAAGAACAAGAGTTAAAGTTTTTAAAGATGCAAATTCATCCGCATTTTTTGTTTAATTCTCTAAATACTATTTATGGTTTTGCAATCGCTAAAGCGGATGAAGCGCCAGAAATGATTTTAAAATTATCTAATTTGTTAGATTATATTTTATATCAAGTAGAGAAACCAAAAGTACTTTTAATAGAAGAAGTAAATCATTTAGAAGACTATATTTCATTAGAAAAAATGCGTTTTCATGATACTTTAAAAGTGAATTTTAATAAAGAGAAATTGAACGATTCTCTTCAAATTCCGCCAATGTTATTAATTCCTTTTGTAGAAAATAGTTTTAAACATGGTGTAATTATAAATGGAGTTTTAAATGTTGATATTCGTCTAAGAACAGTAAATAATTGTCTGGTTTTTGAGGTAGAAAATTCATCCAAAAGAAAAGAAGAAGCGAGTACAGGAATTGGACTTCCTAATATTAGAAAACGTTTAGAAATGTTGTATCCAGAGAAACATCAATTAGAAATAATTGAAAATAATGATACTTTTAAAGTACATTTAAAAATTGAATTTTAATAATGATTATTGACGGATAATGTTATTTCGACAGAATGAGTTGCGAATGACGAGAAATCTCAAGTTCCTTATAATGTGAAAACAAATTGCTAAAAAATGAATACCATTAATTGTGTTATTGTTGATGATGAACCAATTGCTAGAAATATTCTAGAAACTTTTGTGGCTAAAATTCCGAATTTTAATTTGGTAAAAAGTTGCAAGAACGCGATGGAAGCTTTCGAAATAGCAAATTCTCAAAATATAGACCTATTCTTTTTAGATATTAATATGCCAGACATCTCTGGTTTGTCTTTAGCTAAAACAATAAACAAGAAATCTAAAATTATTTTTACAACTGCTTACAGAGAATATGCTGTTGATGGTTTCGATTTACAAGCGGTAGATTATTTACTAAAACCAATTGCTTTTGATCGTTTTTTACAAGCGGTCAATAAATTTTTTGAAACGCAATCTGTTATTGTGAAGCAAGTTGTTGTTGAGGAAACTCCAATAAAGAACGATTATATTTTTGTACGTTCAGAACGTAAAATGGTAAAGATAAATTTTGATGAAATTCTATATGTTGAGAGTTTATCTGATTATATCAAAATTCATACAATAGATACCGTTTTAGTAACGAGAGAAACGATTAGTAATTTAGAAATGAAATTGCCATCTCAACAATTTTTAAGAATTCATAGATCTTATATTGTTAATTTAAGCAAAACAGATTCTTATACGAATGAATTTATTGAAATTGAAAAAAATGCAATTCCTATAAGTAGAACGTACAA
The window above is part of the Polaribacter sp. SA4-12 genome. Proteins encoded here:
- a CDS encoding thioredoxin family protein — protein: MALTESNEFIIGTKAPSFNLINTVNGAFVSLEEIKGDRGTVIMFICNHCPFVIHVNSALVKMANDYYQKGIRFIAISSNDVENYPQDAPKFMKQLVIEENFPFPYLYDETQEVAKAYNAACTPDFYIFDADLKSVYHGQLDNSRPGNGMPVTGIDLRNSLDNLLENKPALENQKPSMGCGIKWK
- a CDS encoding VOC family protein is translated as MSSFSFNHIALSVKDVDTSIDFYQKVFQFKEIKNTASNSKTRWLSIGEGKQLHLIPRPDFEIKVNKAVHFALSTVNIDSFVVHLKELKIDYSDWIGSQNKDYVRKDGIKQVYFQDPNGYWIEINDDIK
- a CDS encoding thiamine diphosphokinase, whose amino-acid sequence is MNKGTVFLLLNGEPPKNLPNISNYEVICATDGAYHFLEKNEIKPNFISGDFDSIENLPKNIEVIHTPNQDFTDFDKILQILFEKGFKNVDVFGASGKEQDHFLGNLHTTIQWKNKLSLTFFDNHSRYFLADKNTKILNSVDKTISLVPFPEAKNINTKGLQYSLNDENLTFGQRIGTRNKAIKNKVEISFKTGELFIFINH
- a CDS encoding MotA/TolQ/ExbB proton channel family protein; protein product: MKFIIEGGPLFMITLLILLIVIVVLFIKGLKDNTEKTHKLISSLALFSFVFGVLGFVIGLLQALEMISVANSVSSQVLAVGFRVGLLAPTFGMIIFLIGKLFTIILTWKKK
- a CDS encoding sensor histidine kinase, translated to MNKLVLKVFKKVSLHLFFWLIVWFFFSSFFSVGSKNENFIFWFSTILSTISILSSYVFVYYLIPEFLITQKHKIFILYTFYAFVFIVCAVLMTVVFGFVFFYNLEYQQMPALTKSLAVILVCVILIVVLASGLKILKHSYKSLEEKKTLENKFLQTKLELKEQELKFLKMQIHPHFLFNSLNTIYGFAIAKADEAPEMILKLSNLLDYILYQVEKPKVLLIEEVNHLEDYISLEKMRFHDTLKVNFNKEKLNDSLQIPPMLLIPFVENSFKHGVIINGVLNVDIRLRTVNNCLVFEVENSSKRKEEASTGIGLPNIRKRLEMLYPEKHQLEIIENNDTFKVHLKIEF
- a CDS encoding LytR/AlgR family response regulator transcription factor, which translates into the protein MNTINCVIVDDEPIARNILETFVAKIPNFNLVKSCKNAMEAFEIANSQNIDLFFLDINMPDISGLSLAKTINKKSKIIFTTAYREYAVDGFDLQAVDYLLKPIAFDRFLQAVNKFFETQSVIVKQVVVEETPIKNDYIFVRSERKMVKINFDEILYVESLSDYIKIHTIDTVLVTRETISNLEMKLPSQQFLRIHRSYIVNLSKTDSYTNEFIEIEKNAIPISRTYKENVLKKLTENSLK